The following proteins come from a genomic window of Chryseobacterium glaciei:
- a CDS encoding helix-turn-helix domain-containing protein: MDKLNFLEVIAAISVFISLLLAVFLLTVKTERKLENRLFAAFLIINAIDMSGLFMHYFTDSYNLKTFKMSAYLLVMPLFYLYVNAVCYSDFRLKRKHLLHLIPFIVVNLLLVPRLYLAEGSPKEYFFKHMWDSPEMFFYQVIAELQYFFYIVGVFIILKKYKKIYLENYTNPNTLLYKWLFQLTMILLFIHVFIIFKNTIRYTAYNDLFIWIHIVAGTSFLLAACWFILKALNYPELFRRIDSTLQPTEDFTETLETENKTDETKSFQIEQLKNFMTEKEPFLEPSLTIQELADQVKIPVRDLSVLINHHINQHFFDFVNEYRVKKAMTILKDPSKKEYTVLEILYEVGFNSKSSFHTSFKKYTNQTPTAFRNN, translated from the coding sequence ATGGACAAATTGAATTTTCTGGAAGTTATTGCAGCGATTTCCGTTTTTATATCGCTGCTTCTTGCCGTATTTTTATTAACGGTAAAAACAGAAAGGAAACTAGAAAACAGATTATTTGCGGCGTTCCTTATCATTAATGCAATTGATATGAGCGGACTTTTTATGCATTATTTTACTGATAGTTACAACCTGAAAACTTTCAAAATGTCTGCTTACTTATTGGTAATGCCTCTTTTCTATTTGTACGTTAATGCTGTCTGTTATTCAGATTTTAGATTAAAAAGAAAGCACTTACTTCATCTTATCCCTTTCATTGTTGTCAATTTACTTTTAGTTCCAAGACTTTATCTTGCAGAAGGTTCTCCTAAAGAATATTTTTTCAAGCATATGTGGGACTCTCCCGAGATGTTTTTTTATCAAGTTATTGCAGAACTACAGTATTTCTTTTATATCGTTGGCGTATTCATAATACTCAAAAAATACAAGAAAATTTATCTTGAGAATTACACGAACCCCAACACATTGTTGTACAAATGGCTGTTTCAGCTTACAATGATTTTACTATTCATCCATGTATTTATTATTTTTAAAAATACAATACGATATACAGCATACAACGACCTGTTTATTTGGATACATATTGTCGCGGGAACTTCCTTTTTATTGGCTGCCTGCTGGTTTATATTGAAGGCATTAAATTATCCTGAGCTTTTTCGAAGAATTGATTCTACCTTACAACCGACAGAAGATTTTACTGAAACTCTCGAAACTGAAAATAAAACCGACGAAACAAAAAGTTTTCAGATCGAACAACTTAAAAATTTCATGACTGAAAAGGAGCCGTTTTTAGAACCTTCATTAACGATTCAGGAATTGGCGGATCAGGTGAAAATTCCCGTTCGGGATTTGTCTGTTTTAATTAACCATCACATCAATCAGCATTTTTTTGATTTTGTGAATGAATATCGCGTGAAAAAAGCAATGACCATTCTAAAAGATCCTTCAAAAAAAGAATATACCGTGCTGGAAATTTTATATGAAGTGGGTTTTAATTCAAAATCTTCGTTTCATACCTCATTCAAAAAATACACGAACCAAACACCTACAGCTTTCAGAAATAATTGA
- a CDS encoding catalase — translation MKDPKTPPNEKVDQLQNHTTDNADQKLTTNQGLKINNNQDSLKAEERGPSLLEDFILREKITHFDHERIPERIVHARGSGAHGTFKLNKSLKEFTKAKFLSEEGKETPVFVRFSTVAGSAGSTDLARDVRGFAIKFYTEEGNYDLVGNNIPVFFIQDAMKFPDLVHAVKPEPDNAIPQAASAHDTFWDFISLMPESMHMIMWAMSDRAIPRSFRMMEGFGVHTFKFINDEGAVHFVKFHFKPKLGVHSVAWDEATKISGKDSDFHRRDLWEAIDNGAFPEWDFGVQIIPEEDEHKFDFDLLDPTKLIPEEEVPVQMVGTLTLNRNPDNFFAETEQIAFHPGHLVPGIDFTNDPLLQGRLFSYTDTQLSRLGSPNFHEIPINRSLNEVHNNQRDGHMRQQIVKGKVSYEPNSIGGGCPFQAMMKDGGFSSHNERIDGKKIRARSESFVDHYSQAKLFFNSQSAPEKQHLQNALIFELSKVTIPAIRERVVGQLAFINKDLAATVAKKVGVKVVELKQPNGSIPADADPATLQSPEKEPSTKSSEALSMANTVKDKIESRIIGFIMENGVKAADVKSLQSKLEAKGAVVQVIAGSLAPVKADDGTVFEPKHSLTSTASVCFDALYLCSGKQSSDNLLNEDNKPGTLLFVNEAYKHCKAIYFGNETDEIFKASHVNDKKHDDPAIITSDNKDSDAAFIKAIANHRVWEFEKERNNPA, via the coding sequence ATGAAAGACCCAAAAACACCGCCTAATGAAAAGGTAGATCAGCTTCAAAATCACACCACAGACAATGCTGATCAGAAACTGACGACCAATCAGGGCTTAAAAATCAACAACAATCAGGATTCCTTAAAAGCGGAAGAAAGAGGTCCAAGTTTATTGGAAGACTTTATTCTTCGCGAGAAAATCACCCATTTTGATCATGAAAGAATTCCGGAAAGGATCGTTCATGCCCGTGGATCTGGAGCTCATGGAACTTTTAAGTTAAATAAAAGCCTGAAAGAATTCACCAAAGCAAAATTTTTATCTGAAGAAGGCAAAGAAACCCCTGTTTTCGTGCGTTTTTCTACGGTTGCAGGAAGCGCAGGAAGTACCGATCTTGCTCGTGATGTAAGAGGTTTTGCCATTAAATTTTACACGGAAGAAGGCAATTATGATTTGGTAGGAAATAATATTCCCGTATTTTTCATTCAGGATGCAATGAAATTTCCTGATTTGGTACATGCCGTAAAACCTGAACCGGATAATGCGATTCCACAAGCTGCTTCCGCGCACGATACTTTTTGGGATTTTATTTCATTAATGCCCGAAAGTATGCACATGATTATGTGGGCGATGAGCGACAGAGCGATTCCGAGAAGTTTTAGAATGATGGAAGGGTTTGGAGTTCACACCTTTAAATTTATTAATGATGAAGGAGCGGTTCATTTTGTAAAATTCCATTTTAAACCAAAATTGGGAGTCCATTCTGTAGCTTGGGATGAAGCGACTAAAATTTCAGGTAAAGATTCAGATTTTCATAGAAGAGATCTTTGGGAAGCCATCGATAACGGTGCATTTCCAGAATGGGATTTCGGCGTGCAGATCATTCCTGAAGAAGATGAACATAAATTTGATTTCGATTTACTCGATCCTACCAAATTAATTCCGGAAGAAGAAGTTCCTGTTCAAATGGTCGGAACTTTAACATTGAATAGAAATCCGGACAATTTTTTCGCTGAAACAGAGCAGATTGCATTCCACCCCGGACATTTGGTTCCCGGAATAGATTTTACGAATGATCCGTTGTTGCAGGGAAGATTATTTTCTTATACAGACACTCAATTATCCCGTTTAGGATCTCCAAATTTCCATGAGATCCCGATCAACCGTTCTTTAAATGAGGTTCATAATAACCAACGTGACGGACACATGCGTCAGCAGATCGTAAAAGGAAAAGTAAGTTACGAACCCAATTCTATTGGAGGAGGGTGTCCTTTTCAGGCGATGATGAAAGATGGCGGTTTTTCTTCTCATAATGAAAGAATTGACGGTAAAAAAATCCGCGCAAGAAGCGAAAGTTTTGTAGATCATTATTCTCAGGCTAAATTGTTTTTTAACAGTCAGTCGGCTCCGGAAAAACAGCATTTACAGAACGCGCTTATTTTTGAACTTTCAAAAGTAACAATTCCCGCAATTCGAGAAAGAGTAGTAGGTCAGTTGGCTTTCATTAATAAAGACTTAGCAGCAACAGTTGCTAAAAAAGTAGGCGTAAAAGTGGTAGAATTAAAGCAGCCAAACGGAAGTATTCCCGCAGATGCTGATCCTGCAACATTGCAAAGTCCTGAAAAAGAACCTTCAACAAAAAGTTCAGAAGCATTAAGCATGGCCAATACGGTTAAAGATAAAATTGAAAGCAGAATTATAGGTTTTATCATGGAAAACGGAGTAAAAGCTGCCGATGTAAAATCTTTACAGTCTAAATTAGAAGCGAAAGGAGCTGTCGTACAGGTTATTGCCGGAAGTTTAGCACCTGTAAAAGCTGATGATGGAACGGTTTTCGAACCTAAACATTCTTTAACAAGTACGGCAAGTGTTTGTTTTGATGCACTTTATCTGTGTAGCGGAAAACAGTCTTCAGACAATTTATTGAATGAAGATAACAAGCCCGGAACACTTTTATTTGTGAATGAAGCCTACAAACATTGTAAAGCAATCTATTTCGGAAATGAAACAGATGAGATTTTTAAAGCCAGTCATGTGAATGATAAAAAGCATGATGATCCGGCAATTATTACTTCTGATAATAAGGATTCCGATGCTGCTTTTATTAAAGCTATCGCCAATCACAGGGTTTGGGAGTTTGAAAAAGAGAGAAATAATCCTGCTTAA
- a CDS encoding ATP-binding protein, with product MILIVDDNQNNLYSLKKLLESKDFQVDIASSGEEALGKALKNDYALIILDVQMPDMDGFEVAETLADYSKTKEIPIIFLSAVNTKKKFITRGYASGGKDYVTKPIDPEILLLKVKTFYSLQEQNLAMKKAQQGLELEVKGRRESQVIMKSQIDHFHLMLESLPQIAFTLNEDGIVDFVNRKWHEYSDSEHEFPETHFDDHNIKEEFERCKKKGKALELEVRIKNIESGDYRYHLLRVTPVYEENTIKNWVGTFTDIDDQKKVEKEKDEFLSIASHELKTPLTSIKAYVQLLDRKLKLDKEGAEAGFMIKVQDQIEKLNTLITDLLDVSKIENGKLKINRKPTNIGNVIQNAIDTILQTHEDRQVKIDWHGMKPDILIPLDEIRIEQVLINFLTNAIKYSPQNNQVIVTTFVDEEEQEVKVNITDFGIGIPDIKQDAVFHKFYRVEESSLQFQGMGIGLFICSEIIKQHHGNIGVSSKVDEGSTFYFTLPLN from the coding sequence ATGATCTTAATTGTTGATGATAACCAAAATAATCTTTATTCACTAAAAAAATTATTAGAATCTAAAGATTTTCAGGTTGATATAGCGAGTTCCGGTGAAGAAGCATTGGGAAAAGCATTAAAAAATGATTACGCTTTGATTATCCTGGACGTGCAGATGCCCGACATGGATGGTTTCGAAGTCGCAGAAACATTAGCTGATTACAGCAAAACCAAAGAAATACCTATCATATTCCTATCTGCCGTAAATACTAAAAAAAAATTCATCACCCGTGGATACGCTTCAGGCGGAAAAGATTATGTAACCAAACCTATAGATCCCGAAATTCTTTTATTGAAAGTAAAAACTTTCTACAGCCTTCAGGAACAGAATCTTGCGATGAAAAAAGCACAGCAAGGCCTAGAATTGGAAGTAAAAGGAAGAAGAGAATCTCAGGTCATTATGAAATCCCAGATCGATCATTTTCACCTAATGCTGGAATCTCTACCTCAAATTGCTTTTACATTAAATGAAGACGGAATTGTAGATTTTGTCAACAGAAAATGGCATGAATATTCGGATTCTGAACATGAATTTCCTGAAACTCATTTCGACGATCACAATATCAAAGAAGAATTTGAACGTTGCAAAAAGAAAGGCAAAGCTCTCGAGTTGGAGGTCAGAATAAAAAACATAGAATCTGGAGACTATCGCTATCATTTACTGCGAGTTACCCCCGTTTATGAAGAAAATACTATAAAGAATTGGGTCGGAACATTTACTGATATTGATGATCAGAAAAAAGTAGAAAAAGAAAAAGACGAATTCCTAAGTATCGCCAGTCATGAGCTGAAAACACCTCTGACAAGCATTAAAGCCTATGTTCAGCTATTGGATCGTAAGTTAAAATTAGACAAAGAAGGTGCGGAAGCTGGCTTTATGATTAAAGTTCAGGATCAAATAGAGAAACTTAACACCTTAATTACCGACCTTTTAGATGTTTCAAAAATAGAGAATGGAAAACTGAAAATCAACAGAAAACCTACCAATATTGGAAACGTCATCCAAAATGCAATTGATACGATATTGCAGACCCATGAAGATCGTCAGGTAAAAATCGACTGGCACGGAATGAAACCCGATATTTTAATTCCTTTGGATGAAATTCGAATCGAGCAAGTTTTGATCAATTTTCTTACCAACGCTATCAAATATTCTCCACAAAATAATCAGGTCATTGTTACGACTTTCGTTGACGAAGAAGAACAGGAAGTTAAAGTAAATATTACCGATTTCGGGATCGGAATTCCAGATATCAAACAAGATGCCGTATTTCATAAATTTTATCGTGTAGAAGAATCTTCGCTACAGTTTCAGGGAATGGGAATTGGCCTGTTCATCTGTTCCGAGATCATCAAACAACATCATGGAAACATCGGAGTATCAAGTAAAGTGGACGAAGGCTCTACATTTTATTTCACATTACCATTAAATTAA
- a CDS encoding serine hydrolase, translating into MRKIFFLILLTSFLTTTLSGQEFNNLFSTLSKNNLFNGSVIISKSGETVFSNSYGFSNIEKKEKINNQSQFAIASITKTFTATAILQLKQKGKLNIDDSVQKYLSDFPYPNITVKQLLNNTSGLAQYYNLFDTVIKEQPEKIISNQDIIPTFIRFKTPLSFVPGSKWEYNNVNFCLAALIIEKISGMSYANYLEKNIFNPAKMKDSFVPLNRKIKKVNQVELYTYPNFYSTQLVNITTQKKPFIIDEKSNFYGNGGIVSTAADLQKYQNALFTYKILGKKELEEALTATTLNDGKKVSYQIDGKEVSYGLGWEMYTDESNGKIVFHDGFITGLTSILLHNITKNETIILLSSIGNSPVFPISNAVLQIIDNKPYTIPVQNLSRIYGNLLESGNKEKADQLIQEYLKSPCSYEASENDFNRLGYQFLRLQKNENSLQTFYSATLIFPKSANIFDSYGEALLQSDKKEEALKMYQKSVELNPENTNAKDMIKKIDELLIKK; encoded by the coding sequence ATGAGAAAAATATTTTTTCTAATCTTACTGACTTCATTTCTCACTACTACTCTTTCGGGACAGGAATTTAATAATCTATTTTCAACACTTTCTAAAAATAATCTTTTCAATGGAAGTGTTATCATTTCCAAATCAGGAGAAACCGTTTTTTCCAATTCGTACGGGTTTTCAAATATTGAAAAGAAAGAGAAAATTAATAATCAATCTCAGTTCGCTATTGCCTCCATAACAAAAACGTTTACAGCAACGGCAATACTTCAACTTAAACAGAAAGGAAAACTCAATATTGATGATTCGGTTCAGAAATATCTTTCGGATTTTCCTTATCCAAATATCACCGTTAAACAATTGCTGAATAACACTTCAGGACTGGCGCAATATTATAATTTATTTGATACTGTCATAAAAGAACAACCGGAAAAAATAATTTCTAATCAGGATATTATACCAACATTTATTCGCTTCAAAACACCACTTTCATTTGTTCCGGGAAGCAAATGGGAATACAACAATGTTAATTTTTGCCTTGCTGCTCTGATCATTGAGAAAATATCCGGAATGAGTTATGCCAATTATTTGGAGAAAAATATTTTCAATCCTGCGAAAATGAAAGATTCATTTGTTCCGCTTAACAGGAAGATCAAGAAAGTAAATCAGGTAGAGTTATATACGTATCCTAACTTCTATTCCACTCAACTTGTGAATATCACTACTCAAAAAAAACCTTTTATAATCGATGAAAAAAGTAACTTTTACGGAAACGGAGGCATCGTAAGCACAGCCGCAGACTTACAAAAATACCAAAATGCATTGTTTACCTATAAAATTTTAGGCAAAAAAGAATTAGAAGAAGCTTTAACAGCAACAACACTTAATGATGGAAAAAAAGTAAGTTATCAAATAGACGGAAAAGAAGTGAGCTACGGCTTAGGCTGGGAAATGTACACCGATGAAAGTAACGGGAAAATTGTTTTTCATGATGGCTTCATTACCGGACTTACCAGTATCTTATTGCATAACATCACTAAAAATGAAACCATAATATTATTATCCAGCATCGGAAATAGCCCTGTTTTTCCAATATCCAATGCCGTTTTACAAATAATTGATAATAAACCTTATACAATTCCTGTACAGAATTTATCGAGAATTTATGGAAACCTGCTTGAAAGCGGAAATAAAGAAAAAGCAGATCAGCTGATTCAAGAATATCTAAAAAGCCCATGCAGTTATGAAGCCAGTGAAAATGATTTTAACCGATTAGGCTATCAATTTCTAAGACTTCAAAAAAATGAAAATTCTTTGCAGACCTTCTATTCGGCAACATTGATTTTCCCAAAAAGCGCGAATATATTTGATAGTTATGGAGAAGCATTACTTCAATCCGATAAAAAAGAAGAAGCACTGAAAATGTATCAAAAATCAGTTGAATTAAATCCTGAAAACACCAATGCAAAAGATATGATCAAGAAGATTGACGAACTTTTGATTAAAAAATAA
- a CDS encoding ferritin-like domain-containing protein, with protein METKTPAKKATVKKTASSKTQTKTQAKIPAKKNAAKELKDLFEDSLKDIYWAEKALTKALPKMHKNATDKKLQSAIELHLAETHVHVKRLEECFASLGKKAQAKKCDAMQGLLDEGKGIMEETEPGAVRDAGIIAAAQKVEHYEIATYGTLAAYAKVLKEKTCLKNLLATLNEEKICDKLLSKVADITLNSKAIKK; from the coding sequence ATGGAAACTAAAACACCAGCTAAGAAAGCGACGGTTAAAAAAACGGCATCTTCAAAGACGCAAACTAAGACTCAGGCAAAAATTCCTGCTAAAAAAAATGCAGCTAAAGAATTGAAAGATTTATTTGAAGATTCTTTAAAAGATATTTATTGGGCAGAAAAAGCGCTTACGAAGGCTCTTCCAAAAATGCATAAAAATGCAACGGACAAAAAGTTACAGTCAGCGATTGAACTGCATCTTGCCGAAACTCATGTACACGTAAAAAGACTGGAAGAGTGTTTTGCTTCATTGGGTAAAAAAGCTCAAGCAAAAAAATGCGATGCAATGCAAGGTCTATTAGACGAAGGCAAAGGAATCATGGAAGAAACCGAGCCGGGAGCTGTAAGAGATGCTGGAATCATCGCTGCGGCACAAAAAGTAGAACATTATGAGATCGCAACTTATGGTACGCTAGCGGCATATGCTAAAGTTCTTAAAGAAAAAACTTGCTTAAAAAATCTCTTAGCAACGTTAAATGAAGAGAAAATTTGCGATAAATTATTGTCAAAAGTCGCTGATATTACTTTAAACAGTAAAGCGATTAAAAAATAG
- a CDS encoding helix-turn-helix domain-containing protein: MKLYIKYMVSLRCKMVVHEELNNLGIKHAVVDLGIVEILNDITKQQREILKGNLLKYGLELLDNKKSILIEKIKNVITEMIHYSDEVPKENFSDYLSEKLGYDYTYLANTFSEVKGITIQHFIIVNKIEKVKELLLYDELNLTEISYKLNYSSVAHLSNQFKKITGLSPSFYKQLKQKRTKNLEDI; this comes from the coding sequence ATGAAATTATATATAAAATATATGGTAAGCCTTCGATGCAAAATGGTTGTACACGAAGAACTTAATAACCTCGGCATAAAACATGCGGTTGTTGACCTTGGTATTGTAGAAATATTGAATGATATCACCAAACAGCAACGTGAAATTTTAAAAGGAAACCTCCTAAAATACGGTCTTGAATTGCTTGATAATAAAAAAAGCATTCTGATCGAAAAAATTAAAAATGTGATCACAGAAATGATCCATTATTCTGACGAGGTGCCGAAGGAGAATTTTTCTGATTATTTAAGTGAAAAATTGGGTTATGATTACACCTATTTGGCCAACACATTTTCTGAAGTAAAAGGAATTACCATACAGCATTTTATCATCGTGAATAAAATTGAAAAGGTAAAAGAATTGCTTTTGTATGACGAATTAAACCTTACTGAGATTTCTTATAAACTTAATTACAGCAGTGTAGCTCATCTTTCCAATCAGTTTAAGAAGATAACAGGGCTTTCACCGTCTTTTTATAAACAGTTGAAGCAAAAACGGACTAAAAATCTAGAAGATATTTAA
- a CDS encoding alpha/beta fold hydrolase, which translates to MKKISLFILTLLSVFCLAQLNPVKIDTLLTTEIGGIKQVIEIKTDDANKPILLFLSGGPGSSMMKNADSYTNILKNKFTIVQWDQRDAGKTLALNPSPVQPSVDLMGKDTYEVINFLLKRLNQKKLYLLGSSWGNALGFYIVRNHPELLHAYFAVNPVISQLESEKELLKTLKVHFKDKPAAMEELEKVHFPFTNDEEMFYLRKWLFYKDGKEYVTTDDFKKGFLQWSKTWSPAWNEVMKIDLPKTLKKVDCPIYFFVGKNDIQTLTSITKQYFEKVKAPKKDLFLFENSGHQIHKDEAEKFQNTIIQTMN; encoded by the coding sequence ATGAAAAAAATAAGCCTGTTTATCCTAACTCTATTATCCGTATTTTGTTTAGCACAACTAAATCCAGTAAAAATTGACACCCTTTTAACCACTGAAATTGGCGGAATAAAACAAGTCATAGAAATTAAAACTGATGATGCCAACAAGCCCATCCTTTTATTTTTATCGGGCGGCCCGGGAAGCTCAATGATGAAAAACGCAGACTCTTATACTAATATTTTAAAAAACAAATTTACCATAGTTCAATGGGATCAGAGAGATGCAGGAAAAACATTAGCCTTGAATCCTTCACCTGTGCAGCCGTCAGTTGATTTAATGGGAAAAGATACTTATGAGGTTATTAATTTTCTATTAAAGAGATTAAATCAGAAAAAACTTTACTTATTAGGCAGCTCTTGGGGAAATGCTTTGGGTTTTTATATTGTTAGAAACCATCCGGAATTATTACATGCTTATTTTGCTGTAAATCCTGTTATCAGTCAATTAGAGAGTGAAAAAGAACTACTCAAAACATTGAAAGTTCATTTTAAAGATAAGCCTGCTGCCATGGAAGAATTGGAAAAAGTACATTTTCCTTTTACCAATGATGAAGAAATGTTTTATTTAAGAAAATGGCTTTTTTACAAAGATGGCAAAGAATATGTAACGACTGATGATTTCAAAAAGGGCTTCCTTCAATGGTCAAAAACATGGTCTCCTGCATGGAACGAAGTCATGAAAATTGACCTTCCAAAAACTTTAAAGAAAGTCGACTGCCCAATTTATTTCTTTGTTGGAAAAAATGATATTCAAACCTTGACGAGCATTACAAAACAATATTTTGAAAAAGTGAAAGCGCCTAAAAAAGATTTATTTCTATTTGAAAATTCAGGGCATCAAATTCATAAAGACGAAGCAGAAAAATTTCAAAATACAATCATTCAAACAATGAATTAA
- a CDS encoding serine hydrolase domain-containing protein gives MKKTSLFTAIIVSVFCLAQQSLKESINLKSVVDNAAQKMVEKPLINAVSIGIVYQGQEYIGHYGELEKGKANLPTDKTIYEIGSLSKTITGTLVAKAVLEGKISLEDPVQKYLSEDYPNLKFNNHPVRIKDLVTHTSGLPPMLPLSINALFKDFTNQKTPENINNVLKNYIQKDFLRDLHTVKIDTIPGYKYAYSNAGIEVLASVLEKVYHKKFELLLKEYLAQHIQMKNTTINLTKQEEKNLAVGYHSNYNDITMKMPTLPWGSSGNIKTTLPDMMKYLTYQLKNNPEIAESHNPLVKIDDTFSAGYAWRIIKDEKLGTLYKHHGGVFRSQCFIYIIPKYNLGVFIITNQSGENTPKDMQDTLNEIFEKIEKNS, from the coding sequence ATGAAAAAAACAAGCCTTTTTACCGCAATAATAGTATCAGTATTTTGTTTAGCACAACAATCATTAAAAGAAAGCATCAACCTTAAATCTGTCGTTGATAACGCCGCTCAAAAGATGGTTGAAAAACCATTGATCAATGCAGTCTCCATAGGAATTGTTTATCAAGGACAAGAATACATTGGACATTACGGTGAATTAGAAAAAGGAAAAGCCAATTTGCCAACCGATAAAACCATCTATGAAATTGGTTCGTTAAGCAAAACGATTACCGGAACATTAGTTGCAAAAGCTGTGTTGGAGGGGAAAATAAGCCTTGAAGATCCTGTTCAAAAATATTTATCCGAGGATTATCCTAATTTAAAATTTAATAATCATCCCGTTCGCATAAAGGATTTAGTGACGCATACCAGCGGATTACCTCCTATGCTGCCTTTATCCATCAATGCACTTTTTAAAGATTTTACCAATCAAAAAACGCCGGAAAACATCAATAATGTGTTGAAAAATTATATTCAAAAAGATTTTTTAAGAGACTTGCATACCGTGAAAATCGACACGATTCCCGGATATAAATACGCCTATTCAAATGCAGGAATAGAAGTATTAGCTTCTGTATTGGAAAAAGTATACCATAAAAAGTTTGAGTTGCTGTTAAAAGAATATTTGGCTCAACATATTCAGATGAAAAATACGACCATCAATCTGACAAAACAGGAAGAAAAAAACCTTGCAGTGGGCTATCATTCTAATTATAACGATATAACAATGAAGATGCCTACATTACCTTGGGGTTCGTCCGGCAATATAAAAACCACCCTTCCGGACATGATGAAATATCTTACCTATCAGTTGAAAAATAATCCTGAAATAGCAGAATCTCACAACCCATTGGTGAAAATTGATGATACATTTAGCGCAGGTTACGCTTGGCGCATTATTAAAGATGAAAAATTGGGAACGTTATACAAGCATCACGGCGGAGTTTTTCGTTCACAATGTTTTATTTATATCATTCCAAAATATAATTTGGGAGTATTTATTATCACTAATCAAAGTGGTGAAAACACTCCAAAAGATATGCAGGATACATTAAATGAAATATTTGAAAAAATAGAAAAAAACAGCTGA